The Marinomonas profundi DNA segment CTTCTGTGGGCTTGGTTGATGGCATCGTCTTTTATCGTATCGGCTCATATGGTCAACTACGCCAGTCCGATTGCCACGTCTACGTTTCGATTTTTATTGGCGATGTTGATTATGTTACCTGCGTTATTGTTCAGTTGGCAGCGGGCTAAGTTGAATAAAACCGCGCAGTTTAAGGCGCTGTTTACTTCGCGTCAGCGGCTTTTTCATTATGTGGTGATAAGCGGTGCGCTGGTGGGATTTTTTATTGGGTTATTTGTGGCGTTGCAGTCGACCACGCCGTTGCATACATCGGTTTTGTATACGCTGGTTCCCTTAATTGGTGTGGTGATAGCGAGGGTGTGGCTCAAGGAAGTCGCGCCTTTATGGCGAGTAATGGGCTTTGTGCTGGGGTCTATCGGTGCGATGACGGTGTTGTTTGCCACACAAGGTTTTTCTACCCAAGGCTTTTCTGTACAAGATAACGACGGATTTCAGTGGCATTCGGGCGATTATATTTTTGTGGGTGCGTGTTTCTTATTGGCCTTGCATGTGGTGTCGGTACAAAAGTGGGGGCGTTCGTTAGGTGCCTTGTCTGGTGCTTTTATGATTATGCTGTTCGGCACGTTTTGGTTGTTGCCTATCGCTTTGATTTGGGGCGAGCTTGACCAGGTGCAATGGTCGATGTCGGGATTTTGGGTAAATGTTTTGTATTTAACGGTCTTTACCACCTTGTTTACCTTTGTGTTGCAGCAGCGTTTGGTGATGACGGTGGGGGCAAGTCGGCTGCTTGCCATCTCCTATACGATACCCGTTTGGGTGGCGTTATTTACGGCGCTGTCGCAATCTCGTTTAGCCAGTCTGGCGGATTGGCCTTTCATGACGGGTATTGTATGTTTAGGTCTCGCCCTTTTTCTTATTGATGGCAATGTAAGCAAGGTAAAGATCGCCGATGGATCGCATTCAACTGCAAACTAGTTTTGAATCTTATTTTAATGCATTAGGTTATGAGATTGATTGGCAACGGCTGACGGTGCCAATGGATGTTCATCTGGTCCGAAAAGGCGATTATCTGTTTCAGCAGGGGGATTTTGCGAATCGTTTGTACTTTTTGCATTCTGGCTTGGTACGTTACGTGAGTGTGTCCGACGAGGGGAAAGAGTTCACCCAAACCTTTGCTAAAAGCCCGAGAATCATTGGTTCGACTAAGGCGATGGTGATGGAAACGCGTGCTTTGTTTGGCATACAGGCCTTAGACGATTGCATGATCACGTCTTTTCCTTGGAACGCTTTTTATGCGCAAATGCGCCATGATACGGGCTTTTTAGAATGCTACGCTAAATTCCTAGAGCGTATTTTCATTACTAAAGAAGAGCGCGAAAATGCCTTTGTAAAACACTCCGCAGAGCGTCGTTATCTAGAGTTTTGTGCGACGTATCCAGAATTGAAAAACACCATCCCACAACAACAGATTGCCTCTTATATTGGTATTACCCCTGTGGCACTGAGTCGTATTCGGCAAAAACTCAAGTTGAATCGCGGAGGAGCTTTTCCTTAATGGTTAATGTCAGTTCTTCAATGAAGGTTTGAATTAGGGTGGATTGTCGTTCTCTATGTAAGGTGATGCCCAGTGTGCATTCTGGGTTGGGTAAGCGAATGGGAATTTGTTTCAAGCGCGGGTTGAGTTGTTTGATGTTCCAGTCGTCGTAGAAGAGTAGGGCGATGGCGTCGCTGTGAATAACCAGTTCTTCTGACGAGGCAAAGGTGAGCATTTCCAAAGCTTGAATGGGCGGTTTGTTGTCGATGCTATGGAATAAGCTTTCGAAGTAGTCTCGAATCGGGGTGCCATGGCGCGCGACAATCCAGCGTTCATTGGTTAAATCATTAAGCGTTTTCGCGTAGTCATGAACTGGGTGATCGGCTCGTGCGATCAAGGCATATTGCACGTCTAATAAGGGCAGTTCTATTAATTCTGGATGAATCGGGCCTTTTCGCATCAGTCCTAAAAAGCAATCTATTTCCCCTTGGCGTAGGGCGTTTGCCAGCATGTGATAGGGGCCTTGCATGGCTTGCAGGCGAATTCTTGGGTGTTGTTTGAATAAAGAGGCAAAGGCCACTGGCACTATGTCTTGGCAAGAAAAGGACAACATGCCGACCGATAATCGTCCCGTTAGCTCGTTGGGCAAGGATTGCAGGGTGTGTTGGAGGGATTGCGCCACGGGGGAAACTCTAAGGTACAAGGAAGCAAGTTGTTTGGCGGCTGTTTGTGGGATCAAGCCATGGCGAGCGCGTGCGAAGAGTGGCTGTTGCACCATGTTTTCGATTTCTTTCAAGGTTTTACTGACCGCGGGTTGGGTCATGCCAAGCGTCTGCGCGGCCACTGAGGCGCTGCCGACTCTTACCACGGCGTCAATCACCATTAGGTGTCGCCATTCCACATAGGCGTTTAATTTTAGTAAGGCGCTGACGTCATGTTGTAAATGACGCTCTGTGTCAGCAATGGCTTGTAAAACAGCGTTGCAGGAAGAAATCACCACTTCGCCTTCTGCGGTTGGTTCTGCGCCACTCCAGCCACGGGTAAAAAGACTAATTTGCAGGGC contains these protein-coding regions:
- a CDS encoding DMT family transporter, with the protein product MSALLTLLLWAWLMASSFIVSAHMVNYASPIATSTFRFLLAMLIMLPALLFSWQRAKLNKTAQFKALFTSRQRLFHYVVISGALVGFFIGLFVALQSTTPLHTSVLYTLVPLIGVVIARVWLKEVAPLWRVMGFVLGSIGAMTVLFATQGFSTQGFSVQDNDGFQWHSGDYIFVGACFLLALHVVSVQKWGRSLGALSGAFMIMLFGTFWLLPIALIWGELDQVQWSMSGFWVNVLYLTVFTTLFTFVLQQRLVMTVGASRLLAISYTIPVWVALFTALSQSRLASLADWPFMTGIVCLGLALFLIDGNVSKVKIADGSHSTAN
- a CDS encoding Crp/Fnr family transcriptional regulator; protein product: MDRIQLQTSFESYFNALGYEIDWQRLTVPMDVHLVRKGDYLFQQGDFANRLYFLHSGLVRYVSVSDEGKEFTQTFAKSPRIIGSTKAMVMETRALFGIQALDDCMITSFPWNAFYAQMRHDTGFLECYAKFLERIFITKEERENAFVKHSAERRYLEFCATYPELKNTIPQQQIASYIGITPVALSRIRQKLKLNRGGAFP
- a CDS encoding LysR substrate-binding domain-containing protein; amino-acid sequence: MNKLNSNFPLTLKQCRVITEIMKKGTEKDASLSLNLSQPSISRALSQAEQALQISLFTRGWSGAEPTAEGEVVISSCNAVLQAIADTERHLQHDVSALLKLNAYVEWRHLMVIDAVVRVGSASVAAQTLGMTQPAVSKTLKEIENMVQQPLFARARHGLIPQTAAKQLASLYLRVSPVAQSLQHTLQSLPNELTGRLSVGMLSFSCQDIVPVAFASLFKQHPRIRLQAMQGPYHMLANALRQGEIDCFLGLMRKGPIHPELIELPLLDVQYALIARADHPVHDYAKTLNDLTNERWIVARHGTPIRDYFESLFHSIDNKPPIQALEMLTFASSEELVIHSDAIALLFYDDWNIKQLNPRLKQIPIRLPNPECTLGITLHRERQSTLIQTFIEELTLTIKEKLLRDST